In Propionispora vibrioides, the sequence CACGGCGCTGGCCACCGGCCAGACCGGAATATATACAGCTCCGTCCAGTTCGATCGCCTTTTCCCGCAGCGTTTTACCATTGACATGCATACCGTATATTTTCCCTAACTGCAGCTTCCATTCTTCATTATTTTGCAGCGCCCTGACCACCAGATTCTCATCAACCAAACCGCTGATTCCCAGATCCCCTAGTTTAGCGCATACCTCTGCTGCACTTAGCGGATTCCTATGGTATACATCCGGATAAATTCCAATAAACGCTCCGCCACCATCAAGTCTTATTTTTAACCGCTCGTAGGTAATAGCAACCGGCGTACCCAGTTTTACCCGGTCAAACAGCTCTTCCGCATCACTTTCGTACATTCTGATGCAGCCGTTGGAAATACTGCCGCCAATCGACCAAGGCGCATTGGTGCCATGTATGCCATAGGTTCCGTACAAGCCCAGCCAGCGATATCCCAGAGGATTATGCGGTCCCGAAGGAACGGCAGGGTCGCCGTTGGTCGGTATCCAAACCGGATTAACTTCCTTATCGGTAATGGAAAAGTCCCCGAGCGGTGTCGGAGTTGACTCTTTTCCCACAGCAATCCGGTACTCCCTGGCCAGATTTTCTCCCTCATACAGTTCCAGGGTCCGGCTGGGAATGTTAATGATAATCGCCGCTTCGCCGGACTGGCCCCGGCATTCACTGCCGGCGTAGAATATCACTAACCATAGGACTACCAGCCACAGGACCGGCCTCATCTTTTGCAAGCTGAACACACCTATCCCTTCTTCATGTAAATTTCCCAAACAATAAACTAGTATGAAGAAGG encodes:
- a CDS encoding L,D-transpeptidase, which translates into the protein MFSLQKMRPVLWLVVLWLVIFYAGSECRGQSGEAAIIINIPSRTLELYEGENLAREYRIAVGKESTPTPLGDFSITDKEVNPVWIPTNGDPAVPSGPHNPLGYRWLGLYGTYGIHGTNAPWSIGGSISNGCIRMYESDAEELFDRVKLGTPVAITYERLKIRLDGGGAFIGIYPDVYHRNPLSAAEVCAKLGDLGISGLVDENLVVRALQNNEEWKLQLGKIYGMHVNGKTLREKAIELDGAVYIPVWPVASAVKTDIRWDGQAGLIQAGQQTVKGLVRGNVLYALPEDIRLLFGGRQWLAQGEWYYNTFSLVVNGVMITNELEVVDGVLAVPLTSLLEGLGLQAGYQREGDRFLYRGNALPVTPLYGRPYIPIDKISQVLPVYVYWDQPTGTVEVTAYQPGTATALAQ